The following are encoded together in the Peromyscus leucopus breed LL Stock chromosome 1, UCI_PerLeu_2.1, whole genome shotgun sequence genome:
- the LOC114710441 gene encoding olfactory receptor 10T2-like: MGNHTTVTTFLLWGFSSFPELQNLLFVVILLSHVTILLANASIMVAIKLNHNLHTPMYFFLFALSFSETCTTMVILPRMLVDLVSENKAISLPECATQMFFFFGLGGNNCFILSAMSYDRYTAIHNPLHYPILMTQKICFQLIMASAVLGFSVSLCIVIIIFNLSFCNSNVIQHFFCDIEPVVSLACNYTFYQKMILLAFTAFVLVGSFILIMVSYVFIVTVVVKMPSAKGRYKTFSTCSSHFTVVFIHYGFACFVYLRPKNSDSFRDDTLLAVTYTVLTPLLNPIIYSLRNKDMQIALRKDLGNIINFFPKMTIKRS, encoded by the coding sequence ATGGGCAATCATACCACAGTGACCACATTCCTTCTATGGGGATTTTCCAGCTTCCCAGAACTACAGAATCTACTCTTTGTTGTGATTCTCCTCTCCCATGTGACCATCCTCCTAGCAAATGCATCCATCATGGTAGCCATCAAGCTCAACCACAACCTTcacacccccatgtactttttcctctttGCCCTGTCATTTTCAGAAACCTGCACCACTATGGTAATTCTACCTCGAATGTTAGTGGACTTGGTATCAGAGAACAAGGCTATATCTCTCCCCGAGTGTGCCACacagatgtttttcttctttggattGGGAGGTAATAACTGCTTCATCTTATCTGCCATGTCCTATGACCGTTACACTGCCATCCACAACCCCCTGCATTATCCAATCCTGATGACTCAAAAGATCTGCTTTCAGCTCATCATGGCCTCTGCTGTGCTTGGCTTCTCAGTTTCTCTGTGCATTGTCATCATAATATTCAACTTGTCCTTTTGTAATTCCAATGTCATTCAGCACTTTTTTTGTGATATTGAGCCTGTGGTCTCCCTTGCCTGTAATTACACCTTTTATCAGAAAATGATTCTTCTTGCATTCACTGCCTTTGTGTTGGTGGGCAGCTTTATTTTGATCATGGTATCTTATGTCTTCATCGTGACAGTAGTTGTGAAGATGCCCTCTGCCAAAGGACGGTATAAGACCTTTTCAACTTGCTCCTCCCACTTCACTGTGGTGTTCATACATTAtgggtttgcttgttttgtctaTCTGAGGCCCAAGAACAGTGACTCTTTCAGGGATGACACACTGCTAGCAGTGACTTACACTGTTCTGACGCCTCTGCTCAATCCCATCATTTACAGTCTAAGGAACAAAGACATGCAGATAGCTCTGAGAAAAGACCTAGGAAATATAATCAACTTTTTCCCTAAAATGACAATTAAAAGATCCTAA
- the LOC114710449 gene encoding olfactory receptor 502-like yields the protein MAFLDDGNYTAVTEFILLGLTDDPVLRVVLFIIILCIYLVTLSGNLSTILLIRVSSQLHHPMYFFLSHLASADIGYSSSVTPNMLVNFLAERNTISYLGCAIQLGSAVFFGTVECFLLAAMAYDRFIAICNPLLYSTKMSTQICVQLLVGSYIGGFLNASFFTISFFSFLFCGPNRINHFFCDFTPLVELSCSDNSILTVIDSFFAGFIILITVLVIAVSYIYILITILKMHSTEGRHKAFSTCTSHLTAVTLFYGTITFIYVMPKSSYSTDQNKVVSVFYMVVIPMLNPLIYSLRNNEIKGALKRQLGRKILS from the coding sequence ATGGCTTTTCTGGATGATGGGAACTACACTGCAGTGACAGAGTTCATTTTATTGGGCTTAACTGATGATCCAGTCCTCAGAGTCgtcctcttcatcatcatcctgTGCATCTACCTGGTGACCTTGTCTGGGAACCTCAGCACCATCCTCCTCATCAGAGTCTCTTCCCAGCTCCATCAccccatgtacttttttctcAGTCACTTGGCTTCTGCTGACATAGGGTACTCATCTTCTGTTACTCCCAATATGCTTGTCAACTTCCTGGCGGAGAGAAATACCATCTCCTACCTTGGTTGTGCCATCCAGCTTGGTTCAGCTGTTTTCTTTGGGACAGTTGAATGTTTCCTTCTGGCTGCCATGGCTTATGATCGCTTTATAGCAATCTGCAACCCACTGCTTTACTCAACCAAAATGTCCACACAAATTTGTGTCCAGTTGCTTGTAGGATCATATATCGGTGGTTTTCTTAATGCTTCCTTCTTtaccatttccttcttttctttcctcttctgtggACCAAATCGAATCAAtcactttttctgtgattttaCTCCATTAGTTGAACTCTCTTGTTCTGATAACAGCATCCTTACAGTTATAGATTCATTTTTTGCCGGGTTCATCATTTTGATCACAGTACTTGTCATAGCTGTCTCCTACATCTACATCCTCATCACCATCCTGAAGATGCACTCCACTGAGGGCCGCCAcaaggccttctccacctgcacctCCCACCTCACTGCAGTCACTCTCTTCTATGGCACCATCACATTCATCTATGTGATGCCCAAGTCCAGCTACTCCACAGATCAGAACAAAGTGGTGTCTGTGTTCTACATGGTGGTGATCCCCATGTTGAATCCCCTCATCTACAGCCTCAGGAACAATGAGATTAAGGGTGCTCTGAAGAGACAGCTTGGTAGGAAAATACTTTCTTAG